One genomic region from Anticarsia gemmatalis isolate Benzon Research Colony breed Stoneville strain chromosome 7, ilAntGemm2 primary, whole genome shotgun sequence encodes:
- the LOC142974305 gene encoding uncharacterized protein LOC142974305 isoform X1 produces the protein MADDENGKSSPNKSKTGVDSQTQEENNTDPEINKSEENNINLSVNTGEPCHEDANSTNISTDSESLKNSSDEISESNNSPQEIDFSVSETDLTKHSEDEQIVTAGDDAQKSYSKEDPHNMENNDSEEKISEDESGCQLSNQTEREDTNNIPESEYKSEPDLTKQGKKSKNRIEELLQEIEILNENIAQKNNEIDSLRKEKNEVEKRSYDDENNLTEYIKELENELKDFKNKDYNSQSFLDENKKLNDELSQVKSENKELWTKLSSIKDELMRTNIEYNAKEKECNVLKSLKENTEIMANFFTLVHKEKELKDTLIKGYQKLIELNVVKSDDVDYNLPLKRNVNYLFDLCTNLKIKFDEYVRTTDALSNEKQNTINVFTSEINNLKATIVDRAETIENLEKQLAEMAEVKETVSRLQEEILNLKSVNDIIIKEKQSYAELLMKSDETIKKNNTDLDKMTSDILVLRESVKNNSTVIENLSAEVKTLKMYNEELKVQLDDKSKECSNLGANINSHIKTAEIQTSIIIRLDKQKTEDEKALRKVKQQLETLTDVYTKLLNDSEMYKADVEELRKGKDVLKGQISDLEATIAELNNRLTITASEEFSRRCRENTTSFKRRCSEDKQYTRDERSVDSLNSSGSSLDNADKDVSNRGTPARVTNEREVFPLSQSDQVKLMDYLTPKGRVSAGPHVGFTRTKRQSFHDLHRTQAIAVADAATETGHDLWSHQVERDFNYRPSVHEDNAKKEAEYLRVMIQKLSHEKAIAEQQLLSVSTSMHVATGSVMVQNQQLSNVLKENQKLRHILSRILHNRKKKFNTNENNEDLN, from the exons ATGGCGGACGACGAAAATGGAAAATCGTCACCAAACAAATCTAAAACTGgt GTGGACTCTCAAACTCAGGAAGAGAATAACACAGAccctgaaataaataaatccgaGGAAAATAATATCAACCTATCTGTAAACACAG GGGAACCATGTCATGAAGACGCGAATTCTACGAATATTTCAACAGACAGTGAAAGCCTTAAGAACTCATCTGATGAAATAAGTGAATCAAACAACTCACCGCAAGAGATAGACTTTTCCGTGTCTGAAACGGATCTAACGAAACATAGTGAAGATGAACAAATAGTTACGGCAGGTGACGATGCACAGAAAAGTTATTCAAAAGAAGACCCCCATAACATGGAAAATAATGACTcagaagaaaaaatatctgaGGATGAATCAGGTTGTCAATTAAGCAATCAAACTGAACGTGAGGACACTAATAATATACCAGAAAGCGAGTATAAGAGTGAACCCGATTTAACAAAACAAGGCAAGAAATCGAAGAATCGAATCGAAGAACTACTACAAGAAATCGAAATCTTGAATGAAAACAttgcacaaaaaaataatgagatTGACTCTTTACGTAAGGAGAAGAATGAAGTAGAAAAAAGATCGTACGatgatgaaaataatttaactgaATACATAAAAGAACTAGAAAATGAATTGAAAGACTTCAAAAATAAGGATTATAATTCGCAATCTTTTCTCGACgagaataaaaaactaaatgacGAATTATCTCAAGTCAAGTCAGAAAACAAAGAGTTATGGACCAAGCTAAGTTCTATTAAGGACGAATTAATGCGTACGAACATAGAATATAATGCTAAAGAAAAAGAATGTAACGTTCTTAAATCTCTTAAAGAAAATACAGAAATTATGGCTAACTTCTTCACGCTAGTTCATAAAGAAAAAGAACTAAAAGATACTTTAATTAAAGGTTATCAAAAGCTCATTGAACTCAATGTAGTAAAGTCTGATGATGTCGATTATAATTTGccattaaaaagaaatgttaaCTATTTATTCGATCTCTGCAccaatcttaaaataaaatttgatgaatATGTACGAACTACGGATGCATTAAGTAACGAAAAGCAGAACACAATTAATGTTTTCACTTCTGAAATAAACAACCTAAAAGCTACTATTGTAGACCGGGCAGAAACTATAGAAAATTTAGAAAAACAATTAGCTGAGATGGCAGAAGTAAAAGAAACCGTGAGTAGGTTACAAGAAGAAATATTGAACTTGAAATCTGtcaatgatataattattaaagaaaaacaatcatACGCAGAACTGTTGATGAAATCTGATGAAACTATTAAGAAGAACAATACAGATCTAGATAAAATGACATCCGATATCTTAGTTCTACGagaatctgtaaaaaataatagtacagTGATAGAGAACTTGAGCGCTGAGGTGAAAacgttaaaaatgtataatgagGAACTAAAAGTTCAACTTGATGACAAAAGTAAAGAATGTTCGAACTTAGGAGCAAATATAAATTCCCATATAAAAACGGCAGAAATACAGACTAGTATCATAATAAG GTTGGATAAACAAAAAACTGAAGATGAGAAAGCACTGCGCAAAGTAAAACAGCAGCTCGAAACATTGACAGACGTGTACACAAAGTTACTGAATGATTCTGAAATGTACAAAGCGGACGTAGAAGAATTGAGGAAGGGCAAGGACGTTCTTAAG GGACAGATATCGGACCTAGAAGCTACAATAGCTGAACTCAACAATCGTTTAACGATAACCGCATCCGAAGAGTTTTCACGTCGCTGTCGAGAAAACACGACCAGCTTTAAACGCAGATGTAGTGAAGACAAACAATATACTAGAG acgAGCGAAGCGTGGATTCTTTAAACAGCTCTGGATCTAGCCTGGACAACGCAGACAAAGACGTCTCAAACAGAGGTACACCTGCACGAGTAACTAATGA GCGAGAAGTCTTCCCGTTGTCGCAATCAGATCAG GTTAAGCTGATGGACTACCTGACACCTAAAGGGCGGGTGAGCGCGGGGCCCCACGTAGGGTTTACACGTACAAAGCGTCAAAGTTTCCACGACCTGCACCGTACTCAAGCCATCGCTGTCGCCGATGCCGCCACGGAAACTGGACACG ATTTATGGAGTCACCAAGTTGAACGCGATTTCAATTATCGCCCGTCGGTACATGAAGATAATGCAAAGAAAGAAGCAGAATATTTAAGAGTG
- the LOC142974305 gene encoding uncharacterized protein LOC142974305 isoform X2, with protein sequence MADDENGKSSPNKSKTGVDSQTQEENNTDPEINKSEENNINLSVNTGEPCHEDANSTNISTDSESLKNSSDEISESNNSPQEIDFSVSETDLTKHSEDEQIVTAGDDAQKSYSKEDPHNMENNDSEEKISEDESGCQLSNQTEREDTNNIPESEYKSEPDLTKQGKKSKNRIEELLQEIEILNENIAQKNNEIDSLRKEKNEVEKRSYDDENNLTEYIKELENELKDFKNKDYNSQSFLDENKKLNDELSQVKSENKELWTKLSSIKDELMRTNIEYNAKEKECNVLKSLKENTEIMANFFTLVHKEKELKDTLIKGYQKLIELNVVKSDDVDYNLPLKRNVNYLFDLCTNLKIKFDEYVRTTDALSNEKQNTINVFTSEINNLKATIVDRAETIENLEKQLAEMAEVKETVSRLQEEILNLKSVNDIIIKEKQSYAELLMKSDETIKKNNTDLDKMTSDILVLRESVKNNSTVIENLSAEVKTLKMYNEELKVQLDDKSKECSNLGANINSHIKTAEIQTSIIIRLDKQKTEDEKALRKVKQQLETLTDVYTKLLNDSEMYKADVEELRKGKDVLKGQISDLEATIAELNNRLTITASEEFSRRCRENTTSFKRRCSEDKQYTRDERSVDSLNSSGSSLDNADKDVSNRGTPARVTNEREVFPLSQSDQVKLMDYLTPKGRVSAGPHVGFTRTKRQSFHDLHRTQAIAVADAATETGHDLWSHQVERDFNYRPSVHEDNAKKEAEYLRVMIQKLSHEKAIAEQQLLSVSTSMHVATGSVMNQQLSNVLKENQKLRHILSRILHNRKKKFNTNENNEDLN encoded by the exons ATGGCGGACGACGAAAATGGAAAATCGTCACCAAACAAATCTAAAACTGgt GTGGACTCTCAAACTCAGGAAGAGAATAACACAGAccctgaaataaataaatccgaGGAAAATAATATCAACCTATCTGTAAACACAG GGGAACCATGTCATGAAGACGCGAATTCTACGAATATTTCAACAGACAGTGAAAGCCTTAAGAACTCATCTGATGAAATAAGTGAATCAAACAACTCACCGCAAGAGATAGACTTTTCCGTGTCTGAAACGGATCTAACGAAACATAGTGAAGATGAACAAATAGTTACGGCAGGTGACGATGCACAGAAAAGTTATTCAAAAGAAGACCCCCATAACATGGAAAATAATGACTcagaagaaaaaatatctgaGGATGAATCAGGTTGTCAATTAAGCAATCAAACTGAACGTGAGGACACTAATAATATACCAGAAAGCGAGTATAAGAGTGAACCCGATTTAACAAAACAAGGCAAGAAATCGAAGAATCGAATCGAAGAACTACTACAAGAAATCGAAATCTTGAATGAAAACAttgcacaaaaaaataatgagatTGACTCTTTACGTAAGGAGAAGAATGAAGTAGAAAAAAGATCGTACGatgatgaaaataatttaactgaATACATAAAAGAACTAGAAAATGAATTGAAAGACTTCAAAAATAAGGATTATAATTCGCAATCTTTTCTCGACgagaataaaaaactaaatgacGAATTATCTCAAGTCAAGTCAGAAAACAAAGAGTTATGGACCAAGCTAAGTTCTATTAAGGACGAATTAATGCGTACGAACATAGAATATAATGCTAAAGAAAAAGAATGTAACGTTCTTAAATCTCTTAAAGAAAATACAGAAATTATGGCTAACTTCTTCACGCTAGTTCATAAAGAAAAAGAACTAAAAGATACTTTAATTAAAGGTTATCAAAAGCTCATTGAACTCAATGTAGTAAAGTCTGATGATGTCGATTATAATTTGccattaaaaagaaatgttaaCTATTTATTCGATCTCTGCAccaatcttaaaataaaatttgatgaatATGTACGAACTACGGATGCATTAAGTAACGAAAAGCAGAACACAATTAATGTTTTCACTTCTGAAATAAACAACCTAAAAGCTACTATTGTAGACCGGGCAGAAACTATAGAAAATTTAGAAAAACAATTAGCTGAGATGGCAGAAGTAAAAGAAACCGTGAGTAGGTTACAAGAAGAAATATTGAACTTGAAATCTGtcaatgatataattattaaagaaaaacaatcatACGCAGAACTGTTGATGAAATCTGATGAAACTATTAAGAAGAACAATACAGATCTAGATAAAATGACATCCGATATCTTAGTTCTACGagaatctgtaaaaaataatagtacagTGATAGAGAACTTGAGCGCTGAGGTGAAAacgttaaaaatgtataatgagGAACTAAAAGTTCAACTTGATGACAAAAGTAAAGAATGTTCGAACTTAGGAGCAAATATAAATTCCCATATAAAAACGGCAGAAATACAGACTAGTATCATAATAAG GTTGGATAAACAAAAAACTGAAGATGAGAAAGCACTGCGCAAAGTAAAACAGCAGCTCGAAACATTGACAGACGTGTACACAAAGTTACTGAATGATTCTGAAATGTACAAAGCGGACGTAGAAGAATTGAGGAAGGGCAAGGACGTTCTTAAG GGACAGATATCGGACCTAGAAGCTACAATAGCTGAACTCAACAATCGTTTAACGATAACCGCATCCGAAGAGTTTTCACGTCGCTGTCGAGAAAACACGACCAGCTTTAAACGCAGATGTAGTGAAGACAAACAATATACTAGAG acgAGCGAAGCGTGGATTCTTTAAACAGCTCTGGATCTAGCCTGGACAACGCAGACAAAGACGTCTCAAACAGAGGTACACCTGCACGAGTAACTAATGA GCGAGAAGTCTTCCCGTTGTCGCAATCAGATCAG GTTAAGCTGATGGACTACCTGACACCTAAAGGGCGGGTGAGCGCGGGGCCCCACGTAGGGTTTACACGTACAAAGCGTCAAAGTTTCCACGACCTGCACCGTACTCAAGCCATCGCTGTCGCCGATGCCGCCACGGAAACTGGACACG ATTTATGGAGTCACCAAGTTGAACGCGATTTCAATTATCGCCCGTCGGTACATGAAGATAATGCAAAGAAAGAAGCAGAATATTTAAGAGTG
- the LOC142974305 gene encoding uncharacterized protein LOC142974305 isoform X3, which translates to MLLVSHVPALFLGEPCHEDANSTNISTDSESLKNSSDEISESNNSPQEIDFSVSETDLTKHSEDEQIVTAGDDAQKSYSKEDPHNMENNDSEEKISEDESGCQLSNQTEREDTNNIPESEYKSEPDLTKQGKKSKNRIEELLQEIEILNENIAQKNNEIDSLRKEKNEVEKRSYDDENNLTEYIKELENELKDFKNKDYNSQSFLDENKKLNDELSQVKSENKELWTKLSSIKDELMRTNIEYNAKEKECNVLKSLKENTEIMANFFTLVHKEKELKDTLIKGYQKLIELNVVKSDDVDYNLPLKRNVNYLFDLCTNLKIKFDEYVRTTDALSNEKQNTINVFTSEINNLKATIVDRAETIENLEKQLAEMAEVKETVSRLQEEILNLKSVNDIIIKEKQSYAELLMKSDETIKKNNTDLDKMTSDILVLRESVKNNSTVIENLSAEVKTLKMYNEELKVQLDDKSKECSNLGANINSHIKTAEIQTSIIIRLDKQKTEDEKALRKVKQQLETLTDVYTKLLNDSEMYKADVEELRKGKDVLKGQISDLEATIAELNNRLTITASEEFSRRCRENTTSFKRRCSEDKQYTRDERSVDSLNSSGSSLDNADKDVSNRGTPARVTNEREVFPLSQSDQVKLMDYLTPKGRVSAGPHVGFTRTKRQSFHDLHRTQAIAVADAATETGHDLWSHQVERDFNYRPSVHEDNAKKEAEYLRVMIQKLSHEKAIAEQQLLSVSTSMHVATGSVMVQNQQLSNVLKENQKLRHILSRILHNRKKKFNTNENNEDLN; encoded by the exons ATGTTACTTGTCTCACATGTACCTGCTCTATTTTTAGGGGAACCATGTCATGAAGACGCGAATTCTACGAATATTTCAACAGACAGTGAAAGCCTTAAGAACTCATCTGATGAAATAAGTGAATCAAACAACTCACCGCAAGAGATAGACTTTTCCGTGTCTGAAACGGATCTAACGAAACATAGTGAAGATGAACAAATAGTTACGGCAGGTGACGATGCACAGAAAAGTTATTCAAAAGAAGACCCCCATAACATGGAAAATAATGACTcagaagaaaaaatatctgaGGATGAATCAGGTTGTCAATTAAGCAATCAAACTGAACGTGAGGACACTAATAATATACCAGAAAGCGAGTATAAGAGTGAACCCGATTTAACAAAACAAGGCAAGAAATCGAAGAATCGAATCGAAGAACTACTACAAGAAATCGAAATCTTGAATGAAAACAttgcacaaaaaaataatgagatTGACTCTTTACGTAAGGAGAAGAATGAAGTAGAAAAAAGATCGTACGatgatgaaaataatttaactgaATACATAAAAGAACTAGAAAATGAATTGAAAGACTTCAAAAATAAGGATTATAATTCGCAATCTTTTCTCGACgagaataaaaaactaaatgacGAATTATCTCAAGTCAAGTCAGAAAACAAAGAGTTATGGACCAAGCTAAGTTCTATTAAGGACGAATTAATGCGTACGAACATAGAATATAATGCTAAAGAAAAAGAATGTAACGTTCTTAAATCTCTTAAAGAAAATACAGAAATTATGGCTAACTTCTTCACGCTAGTTCATAAAGAAAAAGAACTAAAAGATACTTTAATTAAAGGTTATCAAAAGCTCATTGAACTCAATGTAGTAAAGTCTGATGATGTCGATTATAATTTGccattaaaaagaaatgttaaCTATTTATTCGATCTCTGCAccaatcttaaaataaaatttgatgaatATGTACGAACTACGGATGCATTAAGTAACGAAAAGCAGAACACAATTAATGTTTTCACTTCTGAAATAAACAACCTAAAAGCTACTATTGTAGACCGGGCAGAAACTATAGAAAATTTAGAAAAACAATTAGCTGAGATGGCAGAAGTAAAAGAAACCGTGAGTAGGTTACAAGAAGAAATATTGAACTTGAAATCTGtcaatgatataattattaaagaaaaacaatcatACGCAGAACTGTTGATGAAATCTGATGAAACTATTAAGAAGAACAATACAGATCTAGATAAAATGACATCCGATATCTTAGTTCTACGagaatctgtaaaaaataatagtacagTGATAGAGAACTTGAGCGCTGAGGTGAAAacgttaaaaatgtataatgagGAACTAAAAGTTCAACTTGATGACAAAAGTAAAGAATGTTCGAACTTAGGAGCAAATATAAATTCCCATATAAAAACGGCAGAAATACAGACTAGTATCATAATAAG GTTGGATAAACAAAAAACTGAAGATGAGAAAGCACTGCGCAAAGTAAAACAGCAGCTCGAAACATTGACAGACGTGTACACAAAGTTACTGAATGATTCTGAAATGTACAAAGCGGACGTAGAAGAATTGAGGAAGGGCAAGGACGTTCTTAAG GGACAGATATCGGACCTAGAAGCTACAATAGCTGAACTCAACAATCGTTTAACGATAACCGCATCCGAAGAGTTTTCACGTCGCTGTCGAGAAAACACGACCAGCTTTAAACGCAGATGTAGTGAAGACAAACAATATACTAGAG acgAGCGAAGCGTGGATTCTTTAAACAGCTCTGGATCTAGCCTGGACAACGCAGACAAAGACGTCTCAAACAGAGGTACACCTGCACGAGTAACTAATGA GCGAGAAGTCTTCCCGTTGTCGCAATCAGATCAG GTTAAGCTGATGGACTACCTGACACCTAAAGGGCGGGTGAGCGCGGGGCCCCACGTAGGGTTTACACGTACAAAGCGTCAAAGTTTCCACGACCTGCACCGTACTCAAGCCATCGCTGTCGCCGATGCCGCCACGGAAACTGGACACG ATTTATGGAGTCACCAAGTTGAACGCGATTTCAATTATCGCCCGTCGGTACATGAAGATAATGCAAAGAAAGAAGCAGAATATTTAAGAGTG